Part of the Kushneria marisflavi genome, AAGATTTTTTGTTTGCCCGGTCGCATCGCGACCAGGGCCGTCAGTGAGCTGGTAACGCCCCATGTTTAATGCCCAGTATTTCAAAACCTTTATCACGCTGGTGGAAACAGGCAGCTTCACGCACACGGCTCACAAGCTGGAAATGACCCAGCCCGGCGTCAGCCAGCATATTCGAAAGCTTGAAGACTATCTCGACAAGACCCTGCTGCGTCGCCATGGCCGTCGCTTTACGCTTACGGAGGCGGGCAGGCGCGCCTATGACTATGCCATTCGCCTTTTTGCAGAGCATGAACAGTTTTGTCATGGTCTCGATGATGAGTCCCTGAGCAGTGGCGATTGCCGCATCGCCAGTCCTTCAAGTATTGGTTTGATGTTTTACCCTTTTGCGCTGGGGTATCAGCAGATCAATACCGGGCTAACCATCAATTATAATTTTGCCTTCAATGCCGAAATCGTCCAGGACGTGCTGGCCGGTCGCTATGACCTTGGCATCGTGACGGATATCACTCGTCATCCCGACCTCGAATATGAGCTCTGGCACCATGAGCCGCTATGTCTCGTCGTTCCTGCCGATTTCAGAGGTAACAGTATCAATGAGCTGTTATCGCTGGGTTTTTTGAACTATTTCGATGGCGTCAATAACGCAAGTCAGGTGCTGCGAGAAAACCATCCTGACGAGTTTCGCTCGATCAGCTATTTCCCGCAGAAAGGCTATACCAACGATGTGGCTGTGGTGCTGGATGCGGTGGCTCGCGGGCTGGGCTTTACTGTCGTATCACGTCCTGTGCTTGAAACCTCGCCCTGGCAGCGTCAGGTGCAGGAAGTACCGCTTTCAGTGCCGGTCTATGAGTCGTTGTATATTCTGACCCGTCGGGGAGCTGAGCTGCCACGCCGTTACCGTCAGCTGCTCGATGAGTTTCGCGAGCAGCGCCGCAATGCGCTTTATGGCTATGAAGCACCGGCCGAGATGGTCACCGAGAGCAGTAACGCTTGAGTACGCTCTTCAAAGCTGCACACCAATAAAGAGGCCGACACAATGCCACCCATTGTGTCGGCCTTTTGCATCAGTGATGTTTAATCGCGATAGTCATCAATGCTCGGGCAGCTGCAGATCAGATTGCGATCGCCGTAGACGTTGTCGACCCGGTTGACGCTGGGCCAGAACTTGGCGGCTTTGGTGGCCTGAGTGGGGAAGGCGGCCTGCTCGCGAGAATAGGGATAAGGCCAGTCATCGCGATACAGGTCATGTTGCGTATGCGGAGCGTTGACCAGCACATTGTTATCGCGGGCGACATCTCCCTGCTCGACGGCACGAATCTCCTCACGTATGGCAATCATGGCATCACAAAAACGATCCAGTTCCTGACGTGACTCGGACTCGGTTGGCTCGATCATGAGCGTACCGGCAACCGGGAAGGACATGGTCGGGGCATGGAATCCGTAATCCATCAGGCGTTTGGCGATGTCCTCTTCATCGATCCCGCTGGTCGCCTTGAGCGGGCGAATATCGATAATGCATTCATGAGCCACATACCCCTTGTTGCCACGATAAAGCACGCTGTAATGATCGCTCAGGCAACGTGCCATGTAGTTGGCGTTCAGGATGGCGGTTTCACTGGCTTCACGCAGACCGCGAGCACCCATCATGACAATGTAGGCCCATGAAATAGGCAGGATCAGAGCGCTGCCAAAAGCTGCCGACGATACGGCCGTGCCGGGCTCGAGATCCATGTGGCCGCT contains:
- a CDS encoding LysR family transcriptional regulator — its product is MFNAQYFKTFITLVETGSFTHTAHKLEMTQPGVSQHIRKLEDYLDKTLLRRHGRRFTLTEAGRRAYDYAIRLFAEHEQFCHGLDDESLSSGDCRIASPSSIGLMFYPFALGYQQINTGLTINYNFAFNAEIVQDVLAGRYDLGIVTDITRHPDLEYELWHHEPLCLVVPADFRGNSINELLSLGFLNYFDGVNNASQVLRENHPDEFRSISYFPQKGYTNDVAVVLDAVARGLGFTVVSRPVLETSPWQRQVQEVPLSVPVYESLYILTRRGAELPRRYRQLLDEFREQRRNALYGYEAPAEMVTESSNA